In the Drosophila takahashii strain IR98-3 E-12201 chromosome 3R, DtakHiC1v2, whole genome shotgun sequence genome, one interval contains:
- the LOC108054229 gene encoding hexosaminidase D, which translates to MHSNLWIFIWRRKLSFLLVVSGLVLLGLWTWAILIDTTAATQPPAAVSATSERQQQQQSAGYQQVHIIQKLIAQANRVLRADRLRDNAVEKSPSPVQRLGNVRFLRPTQAKKAPLPMSESYLFEQERLKILEQQQRQRNAGMEELNANAEDERMLSSAERQTQYEHELQRMGVPVVAGIGPDGPRAPAERLVHLDLKGAPPKLSFLKQLLPVLRALGATGLLIEYEDMFPYSGVLQPLAAHNAYKEDELRDFLECAALHGLSVMPLVQTFGHMEYVLKLSGFEQLRELAESPQSICPSQPQSMALLEQMLTQVIELHTQCLGQATPASAVPTSPIRFSHIHIGCDEVQRMGECSSCRQRLRSELFLSHVVSLAHFIRRQWPHLGVVIWDDQLRSMSLSELQHSQVGSYVEPMVWVYASDIYRFIQPQLWDTYAKVFPSAWTASAFKGAFGESLLVPPLQHHLENNIRWLAVIAKEGGRFAKGLRGLALTGWQRYDHFAVLCELLPVGIPSLMTSLSTVSKGYFSTNPRDNELLRVLQCVHQPDSRRSGRPWLELHPNAHHSQLFAVCNYPGHMVFKYALRLYDKLAEIGLYLQQTRDQSAWLSDYNVRHNFSSPLRVRELTARTPMLIEELRMMAREAQQLLWEVYDEYTVTEFVEQHIYPTIEALQRQLARAELLLQRRTWPQRPLPLPLKVQEDMGLVTHQQQP; encoded by the exons ATGCACTCAAATCTGTGGATATTTATTTGGCGCCGGAAACTCTCCTTCCTGCTCGTCGTTTCTGGCCTGGTGCTCCTCGGCCTCTGGACATGGGCCATACTAATCGATACGACAGCCGCCACGCAGCCACCCGCCGCAGTCTCTGCCACTTCTGAGcgccaacagcaacagcagtccGCCGGCTACCAGCAGGTGCACATCATCCAGAAGCTGATTGCCCAGGCCAACAGGGTGCTGAGAGCCGATAGACTCAGGGATAACGCCGTTGAGAAGTCGCCTTCGCCAGTCCAGCGCTTGGGCAACGTGCGATTCCTGCGGCCCACGCAGGCCAAGAAGGCTCCGCTGCCCATGTCCGAGAGCTATTTGTTTGAGCAGGAGCGCTTGAAGATcctcgagcagcagcagcgccaaAGGAACGCCGGAATGGAGGAGCTGAACGCGAATGCCGAGGATGAGCGAATGCTCAGTTCGGCCGAGCGACAGACGCAGTACGAGCACGAGCTACAGCGGATGGGAGTGCCGGTGGTGGCCGGGATCGGGCCGGATGGTCCCAGGGCTCCGGCCGAGCGTCTGGTGCATCTGGATCTCAAGGGCGCCCCGCCCAAGCTCAGCTTCCTCAAGCAGCTGCTGCCCGTGCTGCGGGCTCTGGGCGCCACGGGTCTGCTCATCGAGTACGAGGACATGTTCCCCTACAGCGGGGTGCTCCAGCCACTGGCGGCGCACAATGCCTACAAGGAGGATGAACTGAGG GACTTTCTGGAGTGCGCTGCCCTCCATGGCTTGAGTGTAATGCCCCTCGTCCAGACCTTCGGGCACATGGAATACGTGCTCAAACTCTCAGGCTTCGAGCAGTTGCGGGAGTTGGCGGAGAGCCCGCAATCGATCTGTCCCAGTCAGCCGCAGAGCATGGCGCTGCTGGAGCAGATGCTCACCCAAGTGATCGAGCTTCACACGCAGTGTTTGGGCCAGGCGACGCCTGCATCCGCCGTTCCCACATCCCCCATTCGGTtcagccacatccacatcggCTGCGATGAGGTGCAGCGCATGGGCGAGTGCTCCTCGTGCCGCCAGAGGCTGCGTAGTGAGCTCTTCCTCTCGCATGTGGTTAGTCTGGCGCACTTCATCCGCCGCCAGTGGCCCCACTTGGGCGTGGTCATCTGGGACGACCAGCTGCGGTCGATGTCCCTCAGCGAACTGCAGCACTCGCAGGTGGGCAGCTATGTGGAGCCCATGGTGTGGGTCTATGCCAGCGATATCTATCGCTTCATCCAACCGCAACTGTGGGACACCTATGCCAAGGTCTTTCCCAGCGCCTGGACTGCATCCGCTTTCAAGGGAGCCTTTGGCGAGAGTCTGCTGGTGCCGCCGCTGCAGCATCACCTGGAGAACAACATCCGCTGGCTGGCGGTGATTGCCAAGGAGGGCGGACGATTTGCCAAGGGTCTGCGTGGTTTGGCCCTGACCGGTTGGCAGCGGTACGATCACTTCGCCGTGCTCTGCGAACTCCTGCCCGTGGGCATTCCCAGCCTGATGACCTCGCTGTCCACCGTTTCCAAGGGCTACTTCAGCACGAATCCGCGTGACAACGAACTGCTGCGCGTGCTGCAGTGCGTCCACCAGCCGGACAGCCGTCGGTCAGGTCGTCCCTGGCTCGAGTTGCATCCGAATGCCCATCATAGCCAGCTCTTCGCCGTTTGTAACTACCCGGGTCACATGGTCTTCAAGTACGCCCTCCGTTTGTACGACAAGCTGGCCGAGATTGGACTCTATCTGCAGCAGACACGCGACCAGAGCGCCTGGCTTTCGGACTACAATGTGCGGCACAACTTCAGTTCGCCGCTGAGGGTAAGGGAACTGACCGCCAGGACGCCGATGCTGATCGAGGAGCTGCGAATGATGGCGCGGGAGGCACAGCAACTGCTGTGGGAGGTGTACGATGAGTACACGGTGACGGAGTTCGTGGAGCAGCACATTTATCCCACTATCGAGGCACTGCAGCGACAGTTGGCCAGAGCGGAACTGCTGCTCCAGAGGCGCACTTGGCCGCAGAGGCCACTGCCGCTGCCTCTGAAAGTGCAGGAGGACATGGGACTGGTgacgcatcagcagcagccatGA
- the LOC138913468 gene encoding putative uncharacterized protein DDB_G0271606, with amino-acid sequence MEEDLRTWHLSRIFRDHSKCHHLLLFNRTVRLVHRMPRKWLPLHHRFATKLLHQWPDPSKSPPIPTSSRGGSGPRNPQQQIAAPPDPPQVAPGAPRNEGAPQQKVASPGEQRTRQEVAPQMSQQLASIEQRQKEASHQEKTLGGSGPRNAQQVLSAPIAPRRGETPQQQVEEQVYPMLSQLLDSIEQRQKEASHQEQTPGGSGPRIAQQVPAPQQRLAAPPVPPQVAPGASRYEGAPQQQVASPEEQRTRQQVYPLLSQLLDSIEQRQKEASHQEQQPGNSGHRNLPRQGVAPQQRANPIREEGSRQQERPSVIVALQGQAVGPSNSKRVPSTAPRQQITPPVVKASQRQPNHNVEEQPAGPSKAQPVATVAKSQVKASQQQGQPLSHQEKASVQLKKPINFRISWTPQQQTVLVALQGEESQQQEQLNPQAATSQQQEAPHQQQHLEPNAQRSQDEVKPTNRKREAAVLQQQPVVEEASPPKRSIRVGPKFWDEIQRKLWIRLWGHIARNVKRGRYDLKPLVKGQCPTCRRKMSCGLEAHRNMCQPEMYSLGCPCGYLCATMKSLNGHQASCDFHQEKLAFKGPRAFLPYISDEWRQCPLFASVVE; translated from the exons ATGGAAGAGGATCTCAG AACGTGGCACCTCAGCAGGATATTTCGCGACCACAGCAAGTGCCACCATCTGCTCCTATTCAACCGAACCGTCAGATTGGTCCACCGAATGCCCCGCAAGTGGCTCCCATTGCACCACCGATTCGCCACCAAGTTGCTTCACCAGTGGCCCGACCCCAGCAAGAGCCCTCCCATCCCCACCAGCAGTCGGGGGGGTTCAGGTCCTCGTAATCCTCAACAGCAAATTGCTGCACCACCGGATCCCCCACAAGTGGCACCCGGTGCACCACGTAACGAAGGAGCACCTCAACAAAAAGTGGCTTCACCAGGGGAGCAGAGAACTCGTCAAGAAGTTGCTCCACAGATGTCTCAACAACTGGCTTCTATTGAACAACGCCAGAAAGAGGCATCCCATCAGGAAAAAACGCTGGGGGGATCTGGTCCTCGTAATGCTCAACAAGTTCTTTCTGCACCTATTGCACCACGTCGGGGAGAAACACCTCAACAACAAGTGGAGGAGCAAGTTTATCCAATGCTGTCCCAACTACTGGATTCTATTGAACAACGCCAGAAAGAGGCATCCCATCAGGAACAAACGCCGGGGGGATCTGGTCCTCGGATTGCTCAACAAGTTCCTGCTCCCCAGCAGCGACTTGCTGCTCCACCGGTTCCTCCACAAGTGGCACCTGGTGCATCACGTTACGAAGGAGCACCTCAACAACAAGTGGCTTCACCAGAGGAGCAGAGAACTCGTCAACAAGTTTATCCACTGCTGTCCCAACTACTTGATTCTATTGAACAACGCCAGAAAGAGGCATCCCATCAGGAACAACAGCCGGGGAATTCTGGTCATCGTAATCTCCCACGTCAAGGAGTAGCACCTCAACAACGGGCCAATCCGATCAGG GAAGAAGGATCCCGTCAACAGGAAAGACCGAGCGTTATAGTGGCTCTACAGGGACAAGCGGTGGGTCCATCGAATTCGAAACGGGTGCCTTCCACTGCACCTCGTCAGCAAATTACTCCACCAGTAGTCAAGGCATCACAACGCCAGCCGAACCACAACGTTGAAGAACAACCAGCGGGTCCTTCAAAGGCTCAGCCAGTGGCTACGGTTGCAAAAAGTCAGGTGAAGGCATCCCAACAGCAGGGACAACCACTAAGTCATCAGGAAAAGGCATCCGTACAGCTGAAAAAACCGATAAATTTTCGAATTAGTTGGACTCCTCAACAACAGACTGTTCTTGTAGCACTTCAGGGAGAGGAATCCCAACAACAGGAGCAGCTGAATCCCCAGGCTGCTACATCACAACAGCAAGAGGCACCACATCAACAGCAGCATTTGGAACCCAATGCACAGCGGAGTCAAGATGAAGTTAAACCAACAAATCGAAAACGTGAGGCAGCGGTTCTACAGCAACAACCTGTGGTTGAGGAGGCATCCCCTCCAAAACGGTCCATTCGGGTGGGTCCCAAGTTCTGGGATGAAATACAAAGGAAATTATGGATTCGGTTGTGGGGGCACATCGCTCGAAATGTCAAGAGAGGACGCTACGATCTCAAGCCGTTGGTAAAGGGCCAATGTCCTACCTGCCGACGGAAGATGAGTTGCGGCCTAGAGGCCCACAGAAATATGTGTCAGCCGGAAATGTATTCACTCGGATGTCCATGCGGATATCTTTGTGCGACAATGAAAAGTCTCAACGGCCACCAGGCGAGCTGCGATTTCCACCAGGAGAAACTGGCCTTCAAAGGTCCTCGTGCATTTCTCCCTTACATAAGTGACGAATGGAGGCAGTGCCCGCTCTTTGCTTCAGTCGTCGAGTGA
- the LOC108054251 gene encoding uncharacterized protein, which yields MGITETAATTTTTTGMGAANAVEGKQILSLEAFQDIFKRVEPEVQIDAFELTQGSDRGDNYTAALYRIKLTGTRRSLKWEQNVICKVMPESLVAREAYKSDKLFRNEVEFYTTIMPELLKFQASKTDQGAPVFDAIPKCYSARHDLLIMEDLRERGFQMSDRHKGLSLEETQSVLLQVAQLHGLSLAYKFENPLEFSKLCSVISEGIFCTANTSWYRNYYERLTKNAIQMVSEVLPADSKYVLAISNFAESSSFFARMVQLASAESPLSAICHGDCWVNNFLYHYDPEDPQRVLEVALLDFQLIRYSSIALDIANLIYCCTTKEMRDAQLQTLLKTYTEELFRWLQILCTNLPDHCDTLEKLQDLFAEELKTYGRFALGLAMDILPISTCSSEDAPDMYLKRSDDHEEDVGAPTLNFPPNDLCRQKMSEIVIDMVDRDML from the exons ATGGGTATTACGGAAACTGCAGccacaaccacaacaacaaccggAATGGGAGCGGCAAATGCCGTGGAGGGCAAACAAATCCTTTCGCTCGAGGCGTTCCAGGACATCTTCAAGCGCGTGGAACCGGAAGTGCAGATCGATGCCTTTGAG CTTACCCAGGGCTCCGACCGGGGTGACAACTATACGGCCGCCTTGTATCGCATAAAGCTCACCGGAACTCGACGGAGTCTCAAGTGGGAACAGAACGTCATCTGCAAGGTGATGCCGGAGAGCCTGGTCGCCCGGGAGGCCTACAAGAGCGACAAGCTCTTCCG CAACGAGGTGGAGTTCTACACCACCATCATGCCGGAGCTGCTCAAGTTCCAGGCCAGCAAAACGGACCAGGGTGCTCCTGTGTTCGATGCCATCCCCAAATGCTATTCGGCCAGGCATGATCTCCTCATAATGg AGGACCTTCGCGAACGTGGCTTCCAGATGTCCGACCGCCACAAAGGCCTCAGTCTGGAGGAGACGCAGTCCGTCCTGCTGCAGGTGGCCCAGCTGCACGGCCTCAGTTTGGCTTATAAATTCGAGAATCCGCTGGAGTTTAGCAAGCTGTGCAGCGTAATAAGCGAGGGCATCTTCTGCACGGCCAACACGAGTTGGTATCGAAACTACTACGAGCGCCTAACCAAGAACGCCATTCAGATGGTGTCCGAAGTGCTGCCGGCGGACTCCAAATATGTCCTGGCCATTAGCAATTTTGCCGAGAGCTCCTCCTTCTTCGCCCGAATGGTGCAGTTGGCCAGCGCTGAGTCGCCGCTTTCGGCCATTTGCCACGGAGACTGTTGGGTGAACAATTTTCTGTACCACTACGATCCGGAGGATCCGCAAAGGGTACTCGAAGTGGCCCTGCTCGACTTCCAGCTGATACGCTACAGCTCCATTGCCCTGGACATTGCCAATCTGATATACTGCTGCACCACCAAGGAGATGCGGGATGCCCAGCTGCAGACTCTGCTCAAGACCTACACAGAGGAGCTCTTCCGATGGCTGCAAATCCTGTGCACAAACCTGCCGGACCACTGCGATACCTTGGAGAAGCTGCAGGATCT TTTTGCCGAGGAGCTGAAGACCTACGGACGCTTTGCTCTGGGCCTGGCCATGGATATCCTTCCCATTAGCACCTGCTCCTCGGAGGATGCCCCGGATATGTACTTGAAACGCAGCGACGATCACGAGGAGGATGTGGGCGCGCCCACTCTCAACTTTCCACCTAACGACCTGTGCCGCCAGAAGATGTCCGAGATAGTCATCGATATGGTGGATCGGGACATGCTCTAG